The segment TTCATTTCTTTGCTGAAACGTTGAATTAAACAGTTCAGTGCTGATTGATCAGTGTTTTGTTAAATTTTGTTATCGTTTTCTGTAATagaagattatttttatttctgaaTTGGATGTGTAATATGAGTATGCTTACTTGTTGATTTCATGGATCAGGTCAAGCAGATCAATTTTGAagatgatttgaattttttttttttaagtatttgatAAAGGATAATTGATGCATTTTTCATGTTCGTCATAATGTGACCAAGTGTTGGgaattattcaaattaatttatatttttcctcaatttatCAGACTgtgaaagaaaatagtttttcaaacatGAACAAATCCTTTTGGAAAGTAAATTAACATTACCTTTCTCTctgataatcatttttttttataggtactTGCTCTCTGATAAACATGATCTTGACAATAAATAGAATCCACTGTAAATTTATAAAACCAGGCAGGATTCAATGGGCATAAGGTGTATGATGAGATATTTTCTGTAGCGCTCTGGAGATCAtgtaatattgattttttaaagtgTGTAATGCTTGATTAATAAATTGTGCAAACCTTggaatttaaaatgattattctCTGTTTGGAGCCAAATCCTGGAGGGagaggaattttatttttaatagtgaGGAAAACAAAAGGATTTCTGTGCTTTTCTGAAATCCCAAACAGACAACTCTATGATTATTGGAAATCTAACTGTACTTCAACTATATTTGTTTCAACAGAGATTCTTCTGATTCTGTGTAGTTAAGAACACATGTACATGAAATAAATATGGTTAAAATTCTGATGTTGACGCGGATGAATAACAAGACAAGAAGGTAACATActtaaattgaataaatttgtgaaaagtTGATGTAGGATGAGCAGAAAGACAGTTAAGGTGGTTTGATCATCTATAACAAACACCAGTAAGACATGGTTTGGAGTAGCAAGAGAAAAGATTCTAGTTTATGATTTAACAAAAGCATACACCTAGATTGACTGGAATTTTGCAACGATTTTTATATCTGGCCCCGGGTGGATGGGGGCAAAGGCTTTCTTGAGTATCAGCACTGTATCAGCATTATATGATCAATGGCTACTCTGGTTTCTGACTGACTCTTTTTTGAGTTATGATATCTTCTAACTTCTTTGTGGAAAGGTATAACTCTCAGGTTTACTGCTCTGTGATATTTaggtggattttttttaaagagaaaggATTATGGAGCAACATTTGGTAGAAGAGTTAACTGTTCAGCACAGCCGCCTCCTCCAGCCTGGCCAGGACGAGCTGTTCCTGAGCTGGGGCGCAAGACTTGGGATGGTCCAAAGCCTCTCTCAGTTGTTGGATCTACTGGCTCCATTGGAACTCAGGTAAAATTCTGTTCTGTTGCAGAGATGAAAGATGCTTGCATTTTAACCCATTCTTTACACTTCTGGTTTTTCTGTATAAGAAGCATGTTGTTCCAATTTTCCCAATATAGGTTTGTTGAGACTGGATGTTTTGTGGTCTATGTGGGAGTAATTCCTTCCATTCCATACACAAACactctgaaaaataaataaataaataataattcctTTATCACTTCTCTCTCTTATAGTGTACAAACTGTGAATTGAAGGTTGGAATTTCATTTAActgatttccatttttaatgtattttttctctttttaaccAAAAAGTCATGCTTTTTATCAGTTTCTTAGTATCATGAATTGGTCTTTGCAGACACTGGACATAGTTGCAGAGAATCCTGATAAATTCAGAATTGTGGCACTTGCAGCTGGTTCCAATGTGACTCTTCTTGCTGATCAGGTGAATTCTGATAAACCTTGGATTTTGAAATGCAAAAATTGGCTTGAGTCTCTTGGACTCTTTAACCCACACAAATATGATCTCTATAAACACTTGTGCCTAAGCACATTTTATTTAGATTGCATGATCCAGGATGTTGTATGTTGCCATTTTATTATATTGGTAGCAGTACTGTAGAAAACCTCTTTTCATTTATTCCTTTATATATTTACTGCTTCTGAAAGGCAAAGcatgaaagagaaaaatgaaatgaaatgaaaccaatagaattaaaattagtttagaaGCTTTAATGCTCATGGTTCATAACATTGTGCAGGtgaagaaatgaaatgaaatgaaaccaAATAGAATTAAATTAGTTTAGAAGCTTTGATGCTCATGGTTCTTAACATTTTGCAGGTGAAGACGTTCAAGCCTCAATTAGTTGCTGTGAGAAATGAGGCATTAATCAATGAACTCAAAGAGGCTTTGGCTGACTGTGAACACAAGCCTGAGATCATCCCTGGAGAGCAAGGTGTAATTGAGGTAGTCTACTGCCTACTTCCACTCTTTTGTTTGGCTGATGAAAACCATTCATCATTTAATAGatgttgtttataacatttttcaGGTTGCCCGCCACCCAGAGGCAGTCACTGTAGTGACAGGAATAGTAGGTTGCGCAGGTTTAAAAGTAAGATCAGGAGTTCTTTATTGTATCATTTTTCTGTATTGTATCATTCATTACCAGTTTAGCCAGAATATCTAGAAATTTTCTTAATTGAAAGATGTAAAATTTATTGGTTAAGTTTTATTGTTCATGCAGATGTGTCATTGAACACTATGATCATATTGTTTACCAACTGAAAGATAACAACagaaaatattaagttaaaatatatgAGCTTTATTGACAAATGATTGTATTTATCTTgtaatttgttgtgttgaaagtGTACTATTCTCTCCCCACACATAgcataaaaaatgatagaagaaaAATTATAGTAGTttgttttatattgaaattatcATTTAATAGGATGTATAGGATAGAACTATAACTTGCTATTAAAAATCTATCTTTGTTCTTGTATCAAGATTAAGGTAGAGATCTCATGCTATGTGGAGCTGTTGCATCCTTTTGtcaaaatggtaaaaaattCATGCATGTTGATTACGGTTGATATTACTATGACATCATGAATACTTAAACCATATAATTTATGCTTTGTTACACGATACCTATTCAAATGAAGTAATCATCAACCATCTTGAAAAGAACTTAAAAATTCTTTACATTCTATACTTCATCAGAAAcagtacatatatatatatatatatatatatatatattgtaagaTGATTATACACCCAACCAAAGAATATAACAGAGAAGTTACAAAAGGAAAATCACACACATTTATATGCAAAAAATGCAGGAAGTCATCTCTCTCCTCCCCCAACCCCACCCCCtaccccacccccacccccacccccacccccaccccacaCCCCATGTTCTTTTGCCAATTGTGATTATCTTCTCTGTACTTCTATTGTTGCTTTGTTGTCTATGTTTCTATACATGTTCTAACATGCATTTTCACTAATTGAAATATTCTAGATAGTCcttgattttcttattaagGACTTAAATGTAAATAATCGGATAAGAAACTAATCAAGATGACAGTCTGAAAATTTTCTTCTGTGTCTGCTTTTCATTAGCCTACAGTGGCTGCAATAGAAGCAGGGAAAGACATAGCCTTAGCCAACAAAGAGACCCTAATTGCTGGGGGTCCTTTTGTCCTTCCTCTTGCACACAAGCACAATGTAAAGATTCTTCCTGCTGACTCAGAACACTCTGCAATATTTCAGGTAGGGAAGCATATCTACACTGATAGCTAATTTTAGCTTTTCAATTCATGTGTATTGTGTACAATGCATATATGTTAATTATAATGCTGGATTATCTTTGTTTAATTATCCAAAATTACTAGATGCATCATTCCACTAGCCATTGTGTATTGACACATCCAACAATTCCATTCTGACTGATGAGAGAAGCTAAGGGAGGTACTCTGTTTTGTATCTTTCTCAGTGTATTCAGGGTTTGCCTGAGGGAGCACTTCGGCGCATTCTTTTAACTGCATCTGGAGGGGCATTCAGGTGTGGAATCATAATTtaagttagaattttttaaacttataaatTGCAATATATCCTGAGTATATtgcttatgtatttttttactGAATTGAGGGCAAGGGAAAATTTAACGTGAATTTAGTGCTCAATTCTCATTCAATAATTTGTGACCTTTTTGTACATGCTATTAGTTGTAGCGCCAAATCTAGATAAGTTATTACTTCATATACCACCCATGCTTTCTCCCACACACAAACCACTCACTCTTCTTaagttatataaatttttatttcattctggTTTACACATAGTCACACacccccaaaaaataaaaatacctaGAAGCACCCTCTTGCTCCCCCCAAGTTGTATaagtgattttttgttttttgtttttattctggCTAATTTTTTAAAGTCATTCTCTTCTGCAATTTAACATCTGATTGTTGGTGCATTAATTAGGACCTGGTTTTAACTGTTCATTCACTTTGTCACCAACAGGGATTGGCCCGTTGATAAATTGAAAGAAGCTAAAGTTTCAGATGCTTTGAAGCATCCTAACTGGAATATGGGGAAAAAGATCACGGTTGACTCAGCTACCCTTTTCAATAAGGTTTGTCCCTTTTTTGGTGTCTCTATTCTTGATTACATGCACCAATATGTGAATGAATCTACTCACTATGGTCTGAGTTGCAACAAATaccttgttttcctttttgacAGGGTTTAGAAGTTATTGAAGCACACTATCTGTTTGGGGCTGAATATGATGATATTGAGATTATAATTCATCCACAATCTATCATACATTCTATGGTTGAAACACAGGTTAATTGTTATCTTATTGTCTTGGCTACTTCTTAATATGTTTAAGATGTCAAATACCATCAGAActgtttcatattttttagaagCGATTTCTTATGTCTTCTCCACCCCTTTCTCTCCAGGATTCGTCTGTCCTGGCACAGTTGGGGTGGCCTGATATGCGTTTGCCAATCCTCTATACTTTATCGTGGCCAGACAGAATTTACTGCTCTGAGATAACTTGGCCACGACTTGATCTTTGCAAGTGAGTACTAAGTACACTGTTGATTGTCAATCATGGTCTAAAACTTACCATAACTGCCTATTAAATTTCTTGATTGATAACAAAGTTCCATGCTCATGTGCTAGTTTCTTGATTCCTAAGCTCAACCTTGTATGATACCTGTTAAACTACCTACTCCCACCACCTGATGTGCAATTAAATGAATGAGAGAATAATCTTATTTGAGACCTCCTGAAAACAAAAGCTCTGATATTTATAATCTAAAAGCTTAAGCCGTTAGGTCAACAGTTAACAGTGTAGGTTATTTCACTTAGGCTAAAGTCTTAACAATATTTTTGATCTTTTATAGATTAGTTGATTGGtatttatgaaattatggaGTGATATATTGTATCAGAAAGATTGGaacatcaatttttttgttacaaacTAACCAAGTAGGCATGTGTTCCTTTTGGCGTATTTACGCTTCTAGTATAAGTTTTACCTTAACAGTGGGGAAATTTCCAGATTAAACAATAAATATGGtgtgaaaataatgaaaacttgCAATCAGTTTATTAGTTTGCTTGACATGATTGAAATTGGAATGGAATGGTGCAGGCTTGGGTCACTAACATTTAAAACTCCTGACAATGTGAAATATCCATCCATGGATCTTGCCTATGCTGCTGGACGGGCTGGAGGCACCATGACAGGAGTTCTTAGTGCAGCTAATGAGAAGGCTGTGGAGATGTTTATCGATGAAAAGTATGTAATTATTCCAGTTCTTGCTAGGCTCCCACCTTATTGGGATACTTATTCCACATCAGGACCAGGGAACCGAAAATGCATTTATTGTTTTATGCTTGTTGCACGAACACTTCCACACACGCATGCATATACATTTCATGTCCTTTGATAATAGATGGGAATTGATTTGGTAATAAAAGCATGGAGAATACGTCCTTGAGGGGAATAGAACTAGACAAGGCAAAGAGATCTTATAGTTTTAGAAGTTATATTATTTCCACtaagatgttaaaaaaaaatatatgaaaagaaaaaagaaaagaaagatctGAATTTGATGAGTATTCTGCTTGCTTTCAGGATTGGCTATCTAGATATATTCAAGGTCGTGGAACTAACATGTGATAAGCACCAGGCAGAGTTAGTAGCTTCACCATCCCTTGAGGAAATCGTACATTATGACCTCTGGGCACGGGACTATGCGGCCAGTTTACATCATTCTTCCGGTTTAATGCCTGTTCTAGCATGATAAACAGCTACTCCTTGTTGATGGGAATGATGTCCTCTGATTTAAGAAATGGGGAAATATCTTGAAATGCTGCCCAAATCTAGGTCTTTTTGCCAAGGTATGTGGTTCATTGAGCAAACTGTACCATATTAAATATGAAGAAGATTGCTGTCTGTAATGCATTCCCATTTTCATTGGTTATACAGGTGTAGATGCAATTCGCATTCAATAAAAGAATGTTGATGGTCATTCAATAAACCTCTAATTTCCCTTCGAAAAAAAGGAGTCTCTAGTCATTTTAATGGCAAcagaaaaggaatgaaaaagggTCCAAAGTTACAACACATTTTCTAGTGAAAACATGCCATGTAATTTTAAACTTCATTCCAGTTTCCGTCATATTGGTTGGTTAAGGGTATATGGTACAGATTGTACTATATATTGCCaagaaattttcaagatttaagGAAGATTTATCAAGAATCgcaattttcttataataaacCATTCTGGAacagtttaattttcaaacagtAGATTATTTTTGCATGGAGTGATCCAGTGGACAGGACAACGCAGAACCAAGTTATTCCCTGCATATGTTCCATGTAAAAGATTGAATAGAACAAAGTTATTCCTGTACATGACCTCCGGCATCTATGCCATATACCTTACTGCAACGACCTTAATCTGCGTCAGTGTATAGAATTGGAATATATCTCGTAGGTCAAAGCTTTATATAGTGGGTTCTGACTCATCTATGCAGTATGTATTGGGTTCTGACTCAACGTCACTATAGGTTTGGCCCTAGGATAGCAGCTTGTTCATATATTGTCTGGGCTGAGTTGAATTTGGGTTTTGCTTGAAACTGTGGGTTGGGTTGTATAGTTGACCCAATCTATTCTACAACATTGTGACCTGGGTGGCCTGTATCCCACCTAAGCCGCAATTGTTGAGTGAGCCTGTGTCCAGTTTCAAACTTTCTATTATTAGGTCAGGTTGCATGTGGGAATATTATATGGGAACCGATGATAGCTTCAGGCTTTACCATGAAGAAGGGTTTAAAGTGGGCGAGTTGATGCTTAGTTTGGAAAGAGTTGGAATTAACTTGACAAGGAATTAATCTTGAAATCTGATGGTGGTGGTTCAAGAAACTGATGGTGAGCAGCATTTCTTGAAATCTGGCTGCATTTTCTGATTTCTGAGGGCATCCCTAAACTCCTATAATTAAAAGAACTCTTCCCGACAAACTGCAAAAATGGCCTCTGACGGTGATGATCTTCAATTCCTTGAATATTTAAGATGTGGGTCACCAACCACCATTGCTGCTTCCTTTCAGCATACAACATGGATATTTTTCATCCATTATTGTGCATCAAATAGTCGGTTCCTTTTGTCTATGGTTCAAGGGGGCTGTGTTTTTTAGCATCTTCTGTTCATCCATTATATGATCCATTCCTTGTGTCttcttgtttggttgttggATATTTATTTTTGGGCCATATTAAACCTACTACTCTATCAGACCAGAGGATAATTCACGATCACCTACACACTCAAACTAGGGAGACAATGGCATCTGTGCAACCTAACACTAAACATGGATATTTACCTACTCTTGTTTGTCTCTTTGTctctaatctctctctctctgcctcTCTGTCACTCATTTCTGGCTTAATTACATACAATGTCTCTCTATCTCACCAACCCCACCTCCCAAAATTAGCAAGAGAAAGGCCATAATAGTAGtatgacaattatttttttttggcgGGTATtgcatttttcatttctttttacaaTTCTGGTAGGTAAGGCAGGGGATTTGTGTAACGCGGGTTTTGCAGGATAATATAGATTGATGGCCTTGTCTTTGTTGGTTTCTGCATCCTTACACCTTGGAGTAGACATGTGGTACGGAATCCTTATACACGTAACACATCCATGGCATATGGGCCAAGAAGTATTATACATGAAAAACTCTCACCAGCTAGGCCTGTCTTTCGTTCCTTTCCAACACAACAATCTCAAAGTTGGGCAGCTACGTGCTCTTATATTACCCTTAATGATAGAGAAATCAATACTACtagcattttcaaattatttaatttaacctAGTTGTATAGGTGTGTTATTTAAAAGACAgaagatataataaaaaaagtttaaataattaGGATATGGGCTTTGAAATACACTAATCTAACACCCTCTTTataaatagaaatggggaataAATAGCACGAGAGAGACTTAAATTCAACATCTTTAGTCGATCCCTTAAATACCATGTTAAGCTATTAATGTTTCTtagtaattaatttgattaaatattaaTGCTAATATATAGAGAGATTATTTGCATCAAGTGTTTGCTTTTTAGGGCTTCAAATCACAATTCTAGCTGTTGGGCATAAGCAATTCATGGAGCGAATGAATC is part of the Vitis riparia cultivar Riparia Gloire de Montpellier isolate 1030 chromosome 17, EGFV_Vit.rip_1.0, whole genome shotgun sequence genome and harbors:
- the LOC117905066 gene encoding 1-deoxy-D-xylulose 5-phosphate reductoisomerase, chloroplastic-like, with protein sequence MALNLLPPAEINSISFLDSTKSARLPKLPGGFFLKRKDYGATFGRRVNCSAQPPPPAWPGRAVPELGRKTWDGPKPLSVVGSTGSIGTQTLDIVAENPDKFRIVALAAGSNVTLLADQVKTFKPQLVAVRNEALINELKEALADCEHKPEIIPGEQGVIEVARHPEAVTVVTGIVGCAGLKPTVAAIEAGKDIALANKETLIAGGPFVLPLAHKHNVKILPADSEHSAIFQCIQGLPEGALRRILLTASGGAFRDWPVDKLKEAKVSDALKHPNWNMGKKITVDSATLFNKGLEVIEAHYLFGAEYDDIEIIIHPQSIIHSMVETQDSSVLAQLGWPDMRLPILYTLSWPDRIYCSEITWPRLDLCKLGSLTFKTPDNVKYPSMDLAYAAGRAGGTMTGVLSAANEKAVEMFIDEKIGYLDIFKVVELTCDKHQAELVASPSLEEIVHYDLWARDYAASLHHSSGLMPVLA